CTCTCAACGGTGGAATTTACTGGGACTCTTACAATGCCATAAAGCACCTCGATAAATACATCCCAGTTGATGTGTTCATAGCAGGGTGCATGCCCAGACCGGAAGCAGTTCTCGACGGAATACACAAGCTAATGGAGATGATCGAAAACGGAGAAGCCGATGGCTGGAAGAGATACAAGGAGAATTACGAATGGTATAGAAAGAATCAGGAAGAACTTCTTGGCGAGGGATGGAGAGAAAAAGAGGCAAGAAAGTGGATTCCATGGTTAATGGACAAGAAAAAGGAGGTTAAAGAATGACATGGGAAGTTGGAGAGAACTTAGTAAAGTCAATACTCGAAAAGGCACCATATGCAGAGGGTAAGGTAAGAAGAGAGAGAAGGCTTGAGTTTAAAGTTCCAGCCGAAAGGATCAGAGAATTCCTCATGATAATGAAGGAGCATAACTTTCCATTAATGCTGCAAATAACGGCCGTCGACTGGCCCAAGGAAGGAGAGATTGAGCTGGTATATCATTTAATGAACATTGAACTTGGCACCCATGCAATGGTCAAGACCAGAATACCAAGAGATTTAGATAAAGCAAAAATGCCAACAGTAAGAGACCTATACCCAGCCGCTGAAACGTATGAAAGGGACGTTCATGACTTCTTTGGAGTGTACTTTGAAGGCAACGAGAAGATGGAAATGCCCTGGATACTAGATGACCCAGAACAAGGGCTATATCCCCATAGGAAAGATTTCGACATGTTAGGCTATGTAAAGAAGAAATACAAGATCTTAGACAGATTTGACGAAAATAAGGACAGGTATGTAATTTGAGGTGTTGGGTTATGGTCACCCAAGAA
This is a stretch of genomic DNA from Pyrococcus sp. ST04. It encodes these proteins:
- a CDS encoding NADH-quinone oxidoreductase subunit B family protein, which encodes MVDWRLFEPLFNWARKKSLWIVSFCTGCGGIEMPPLMTSRYDIERFGIIPDPSPRQYDLFLITGYVTPKTLKRIIITYEMAPDPKWVLAHGSCPLNGGIYWDSYNAIKHLDKYIPVDVFIAGCMPRPEAVLDGIHKLMEMIENGEADGWKRYKENYEWYRKNQEELLGEGWREKEARKWIPWLMDKKKEVKE
- a CDS encoding NADH-quinone oxidoreductase subunit C — translated: MTWEVGENLVKSILEKAPYAEGKVRRERRLEFKVPAERIREFLMIMKEHNFPLMLQITAVDWPKEGEIELVYHLMNIELGTHAMVKTRIPRDLDKAKMPTVRDLYPAAETYERDVHDFFGVYFEGNEKMEMPWILDDPEQGLYPHRKDFDMLGYVKKKYKILDRFDENKDRYVI